The Bos taurus isolate L1 Dominette 01449 registration number 42190680 breed Hereford chromosome 12, ARS-UCD2.0, whole genome shotgun sequence genomic interval atgtGGAAAATTGACAATAAAGCATATTGGATTGATCTTGACAGGTTAGACTCTGTTAACTCCCTCTTTAATAAAATTTGCCCTCAATCTACTTAGCTTAATAATtgtgtaggatacaaaatcaatatacaaaaatatgttGTGTTTCTATAAGCTAATAATGACCTATCAGAGAAATTACGACAATATCGTATATGGTTTCATTGAGGAGAATAAATAggtaggcagaacactctttgacttAAATTGCAACAGtgttttttggatctgtcttctCCAGtcatggaaacaaaagcaaaaaataaacaaatgggacctaattaaacttaaaagcttttgcacagtgaaggaaaccacagataaaatgaaaagacaacctatggactgggaAACAATATTCGCAAATCATGAGACCAACAAGGGCTTATTTTCCAGAATAGACAAACAGcttatacagctcaatatcaaaaacacagcaaaacaccacaacccaatcaaaaaatgtgcagaagacctaaatagacattcctcCGAAGAAGACGTGCACGGGGCCAGTGGCACGTGAAGAGGCGCTCAGCGTCACCAGTTGGAGAAATGCAGATCAGAGCCGCAGTGAGGCGCTACCGCAGGTGTTCTCACCCGCACCTATGTGTGCTACTGGCCTCTGACTAGACTGGCTGTGGGGTCATCGTGCAGCATGTGCAGTAGACCTGAAGCTGACGTAATGTTACGTGTCCCTTCACCTCCGTGTAGAAACTGCCCTCACCCTCCTCAGCTGGCCAGTGGATGCACCAGGAGCCTTGGCGCCTGGCTTCCTGGCCTCCGGGCTCTTCTGCCTGCAAAGCTGGGACGTGGCCAATCCACTTAGGCTCCTGAGCCTGTGTTCCCTCCTGGAAAAAATGGGGAACATGGcatcagtttatttttctcttaaatcaAGGAAAATACATGAAGGAAAGTATTTTTAacgcctttttttttaaaacctgcattttttttctttttagaaaatgaatatatttaatgcGTATTTGTCTTTCATCAGTACAGCAGTGGAGGGTGAAAACAGCTTGGGAACTGAAGGGACCAAGAGCATTAGGACGGGCGGTTTTATGGATGGCCTGGTGTGGTTTCCAAGGATTCTCCTGGTGATGGGATTGGTTACATCGTGGATCTAACTTTTAAGCTAATAGATACATGTCACCTcactgactctctctctctctctttctgtctctaggaCACTTGCAGAGAGCCACGATGGAAAAGTCCTGGATGCTGTGGAACTTTGTTGAAAGATGGCTGGTAGCTTTGGCTTCCTGGTCTTGGGCTCTCTGCCGcatttctcttttatctttaaTAGTGACCTTTCATCTGTATGGAGGCATTGTCTTACTTCTGTTAATATTCATATCAATAGCAGGTATTCTGTATAAATTCCAGGATGTATTGCTTTACTTCCCAGAACAGCCATCTTCTTCGCGCCTTTATGTTCCCATGCCCACTGGTATTCCAcatgaaaacattttcatcagAACCAAAGATGGAGTGCGTCTGAATCTTATTTTGATAAGATACACTGGAGACAGCTCGCCCTATTCCCCGACTATAATTTATTTTCACGGGAACGCAGGCAACATAGGCCACAGGTTGCCAAATGCCTTGCTCATGTTGGTTAACCTCAAAGTCAATCTGCTGCTGGTCGACTACCGAGGCTACGGGAAAAGTGAAGGAGAGGCAAGTGAAGAAGGACTCTACCTGGATTCTGAGGCTGTGCTGGACTATGTGATGACCAGACCCGACCttgacaaaacaaaaattttcctttttggccGTTCCTTGGGAGGAGCGGTAGCTATTCATTTGGCTTCTGAGAATTCACATAGGATTTCAGCCATTATGGTTGAGAACACATTTTTAAGCATACCACACATGGCCAgcactttattttcattctttccaaTGCGTTACCTTCCTTTATGGTGCTACAAAAATAAGTTCTTGTCCTACAGAAAAATCTCTCAGTGCAGAATGCCTTCTCTCTTCATCTCCGGACTCTCCGACCAGTTAATCCCACCAGTAATGATGAAGCAGCTCTATGAGCTCTCCCCGTCTCGGACTAAGAGATTAGCCATTTTTCCCGATGGAACTCATAATGATACGTGGCAGTGCCAGGGTTACTTCACGGCCCTCGAACAGTTCATCAAAGAAGTAATAAAGAGTCCTTCTCCTGAAGAGATGGCCAAAACTTCATCTAATGTAACAATTATATGATGTTTTCGTTTTCATTAATGCACTGTATTTTAATTTGTGcagaatgataaaaaaaaatactcctttCTAGAAGCGTGTTATGTCTGTACTTGTCTGAAGAGTGACATTAAACTTTGAAAGGACTTCAGTGCTCCTTTAAAATGATCCAAATAGttttttacatttgaaaaacTATAATTATTGGGattatttcatacattttcaCCAGACTTTTCAGTGTGGTTGCGTATCCATATCTTTAGTTTAATATGCTattatagcatattcaaaagtttCTTGTTGCCCAAGATGTACGTGTAATCTGTGTGACACTTAGATTAATGACTAAGTGTGAAAGGAGATATGTAAACGAGAAACCTTTGGGTATTATTCCTTTAGTAAATACTGGGACAATCATGGTAAGCAAACTTAGTTCTGTAATTGCATTTTtcaccttaaaaattaaaatgaaatgcatGGTGGTGTTTTATTCCTTGACTTATGCAATGCACTGTTTTTAATGTAAATAGTACTGATCATATACCAGTGTATATGGTAGCCTGGGTTATATCTATTTTTATGTAAACTCTATTTTGTTTTTAGCCAGAAATGAAATTGAGGCCTGTGTGCAGGTCGCCGTTGACTTTTGCTCTGCTGAATCCTGAGATCCAGccttttcttcaaaataaatggGACCCCCTTTTCCAGTGTAAATGTACCATGTTTTGTTAGGTACAGTCTGGATCATGGCATGTAAAAACAGAAATTGAGACTTTTACTGCAGCTTTGATGTGCATATTTGAACTTTTTAACATTTGTATCAATGATTTTGGTGGCAAAAAGAGTTCTAGCTTCTGTCATTTTGTAAGTCTACAGCTGAACCACTAATAGCGGTCATAATGAAGATCAGAACCTATTTAAGAATCAATTAGGAAGTCTTATTACATTATTGTACATACTGTTTTACAAAAATTCCTACGTTTGCTTTTTTAAATCCAAATATCTACGTGGATCTATCCCACTGAAGCCAAGGTAACATTTATTGGATTTTCTGAAAATAGAAGTGacgaaaacaaaagtaaatgaaaattatCTTCTTCAGCTTAACgtttcagttataaaatagagGAGCTGCATCAAAGGACAGCTTTAGGaagtcttatttattcattttctaccTGTGAGAATGTGTGAGTGAAAGAACTCTAGAGCTTTTTATCACAGAACCTATTACCACGTTTAACCATTAAATGGCTGTAAGTGAGAAGTAGTATTTAGACATATAGAAGAGTAAGAAAAATCTTACTTAAAAAAAGAGCCCCTTAAACTTACAAGATTACCTGAAAAAACATAAGCAGTCCTCAAAAATTAGAGGTAATTGAGATGTGTACATTATTGCATCAGCTCTAACGTACGCTGTTGTGAATATTTTAGCTGTGTTTATTGGCTTTGTACAAGTAGCTCGGACAGAGAAAGAATGGATCAGTAATCTTGACCTCAGTCAAAAACTCTGTGAAGACAGGGCAGGAGACACTTTTGCCAAATCACATTCTTGTCTCTCACTTTCTGTCAgtgtttaagaaaaaataaaatacagcaagTGTGAGTTCTCAAGGATAAATGTTTTCTATAAATTGTAAAAACATcatgcatttaaaaacaaaattggaaACGCATATCATGGAAGGTGTATTTTGTATGCATAAATTCACGACAATTAAAGGCTGCTTTCATTCTGTCAATCATTGCTGTGTAGAATGACTATCCCAGATAGTAATACGTTAAAAAGGAAGAAGACCCGAAAATGTAGTGTATCTAGACATGAGCTTACCCAGACTTGTGTCACTTTTTAGCGTTTACAAAGTACATTATGTTTTCTTGTGATCATTTAGTACACTGGAGCAATTTATCAACTTTAGTTATAAATATACTGATGAAGCATAAAAAGCTTTTTCTTCATCAGTGTTTCGTTTAATGCTGCTGTTTTTCTTAGTACTTcaggtttattttttgtttgtttttagcaacCTCCCCACCGGTTTTTTTGTGTATCCCATTCCTACCTTTGTTCTTCTCTTTGGGTTGAGGAACCTTTCTTTCTGCAGCAAAGGGGAGAGGTTGTGTCTAGGGCTGTAGTATTTAAATCTCTTTCCTAGCTTCTTTGTGTATTTGAGGCTATTTCCTTAAATGGGAAACAGGTAGAAGACAAACTCCTATTATCAGGGGTTCATGAAGCCCatggcatcatttttttttttttaaacatctaatTTTGTGGCCAAAGCAACTGGTCAAGAAAACATGAATTCATGAGTCACACCTTCATTTTGGACTCATCTCTTAGTGGGTATAGGCTTGTGTCCGTCTTATTAATTTCTGTCTCATTTATGCAAGAGCAGCTGTAGGCATTTCTGGATGAGGTTTTAAATGTAATTTGGAAATCctagagtgatttttaaaaatagaataaaattgatTGAGATCAAAATCCATTATTCTAAAAGGGATTATTGGAAGTAAAATGGTGAAGAGTATCCTAAAGAAAGACACTGCAAAATACAGGAGGAAACCGTTCCTAACAGATACAAGAATACTAACAAGATAAAGACAACTGGAAAGGTGAATGAGACATGTGTCCCTAAGGGTGGCTCTAGGATGTAATTAGCTGCTGAGGTTGGTGACAAGGAAGCAGAACATGGAACGCAGAACGTAGGAACCACGGCGTTTCTAACAGAGAAGGCGACTGGAGCACCTGTTAATTGTATCTACCCTACGTCTTTGCAAATACTTTGACTGTAAAAcgtattttcattaaaatggtATTCTGAATTTTGTTATGGGGcagcttaaatttatttttttcttgaatgtaGACAGTTGATAATAACCCGTGTTCTACCTTTGTGTCACCAGATTAATGACACTGTAATCCTTGCTGAGGATTCATGCCACCTGATGCTTTCATACTCATTTCTTATGAGTAGTTTATACCATTTGGTTTGAGATGGGTCTGGGCTTGTTTGGTGGACTTAACGAAGGCCATATTCAATTTTATATAAACTATCATGCAAGCCCGGCCAAAGTGTAGTTTTTGATTGAGTCCCTTCCTTGAGGTTAGGAGTAAATACGGTAAGTCTTAAAAAGGGATGTCACTGACATCCCTTTTTAAATTAGGTCGTGATTGAGAGAGCCGAAAACCTCCACTGACCTTTCCCCTCTTCGTTTTTCTTAATATGTTTGACTGCAGTTATGGAGAAAGAAACGTGAAAAGAGTACTTTTGGATTATCTgcttaaatttatgtattttcataTCACTCAGGTAAAGTTGTGAATGACAGAGCACagacatctattttttaaatcagagtagaaaataaaaagcacttcTGTTAACTTATATTGCCATATATGCACATCATCTTAGCTAATCAGAAATAGTGTGTTCATTTGTGTGGCAAAATAAATGCATTCATTCTAATAGtagtcaacacatttttgccagaTGGCACAAATATACCtccatttatattttgtttctcaaAAATGTAGTTTAACAATAGGACTGTGTATAAGAGACACTTTTATGAAAAGTGTCATATATACATACGTAACAGGGATGAGTGTATGTTGAACAATTTCTGTCAGTACACCATATGCTGGAAATTCCAAGTTGTTTGCAACCCATTCAGATACATTCAGGATAAAATAAGTTAATCCAATTTCATAATGTAAATCATATTTTGTTATTTGCCATAGTTTATTTGAAGCCGTAATAAACTTTTATAACTCAGATTTGAATGTCATAGTGCATTATGTGGTAATCATGGCAAGCAAACATTGACAtttgtttttttacaaataaatttcttttaaaatatactttctatttttctgtacTGACATATGCAATAAATTGATACATTAAAAGTTTGATTAATGTCTTAAGATagtttgttttcagtcttttctatTAACCTAAATTATATGAAAGGACATTAAATCTTCCTCAGTGGTCAAATAAACTCACGAATTTGTACtgaaattaatgaatttttattggtGTGAATAAAAAGTTAGATCTACTTTCTcttccctatatatatatatatatatatatataaaatgaatgtagtcccattaatatatatattaatgtataataattatacattattataatgtataatattatacattattataatGTATTATTCTCCCACATACATTTCATTTAGcctaatattaaatatttcctgTATGTGAACTGCTGGTGGATGAGACCCAAAGCATTTGATTAGTTAtaatcaaatgaatgaatggattttaACTGTTCTTAGTTAATGTTGCCTTGAGAGTTCATAAAGTGCCTTTTTGTGAAATTCTGCTTTTCTTCTCATTAGTATTGAGTTAATGATTCGGGGTTAATTATAAAGATGCCCCAATAGTCACTCGACCTTTAGGGGTCTGTAGCTTGCTTTACGTAACCAGAAATCTGTTTGCTTAGATAGTGTCAGAACCAGCTAGATGACGGGAAAGTGGCCCCTTGCAAGCAGAGGTGAAGATGTCACCTGGAAGAGACTGCTGTTGCATGGGTCGATCTGGGGCAAAGTAGGATCCCCAGTGTGCTTCCTGTGGGATCACCAACCTGGATTCCTGGGGGAGCAGTTTTCAGATCTCTAGTTCTTAACTTTCAAAGGGTAATTTTTCCACATTCCTGATTCACTCTCCAACTCTTGCTTTACACCTTAAAGATGATGAGTAGTTGGGTCTGGTTAGAGAATGTAACTCCTGTCTTATTAAGGGgagtgagtgatagttgctcagtcatgcctgactctttgcaaccccatggactatagcctgccaggctcctctgtccatgggattctccaggcaagaacattggagtgggttgccatgccctcctccaggggatctcctcgacccggggatctccccaacccagggatcaaacccacctctctgactgtctcttgctttggcaatCGGGTTCTTTTTCACtcctgggaagtccatatatatatatatatatatatgtatctgtgtgtgtatatatacatacccaTGCTCCAAACCTGATGAAGCATGAGATTCTTGAAgttcccctgcctccctccattAGAATCCTTTTCTGCCTGATTAGCTGGAGATAGTTTATGTTGTTTGCACCTAAGAGACACCTGAGGGGTAGAACATCCAAAAGAAGATGCTGAAAAGGCCTCTTGGTTTGGGGAAGGAGCTCTGGGCTAAAGATGGGTGTCTTAGTCACCATCAGAGGCACGACAAGAACGGGTGGTGGACAGCGGTGTGACTGTACTTCATGCACCGAACTGCTCATCCAAAAATGGATAAAATGGTCAGTCTTGTGTTATGCGTATTTGTCCAcagttttaaaaacaggaaagagTGGATGAGAATGTTTAGGGCAAGAGTCtaaaaggaaaggagaatgtaGGACCTAGGCTGAGGAGTAGGAGAAGGAGAGAAGTCTCAGAGGAGACAGAATGAGCTGTTCTGTTCTGCTCTGGGCAGTCGATGGCCCTGTgcgcatgccaagtcacttcagttgtgtctgactctgcaaccctgtggtgtgtcccaccaggctccgtgagattctccaggcaagaatactggtgggtccccatttcctcctccaggggatcttcctgactcagggatcagacccaagtctcctgcgttggcaggtgggctctttaccgatagcgccacctgggagtaGCTGGCACTTGGTTGCTCAGAATAAGTTTGTAGCCTTGTTCATGGTCTGAATGAACGAATGAGTTTACTCCTCAACTGGGGTGCTTCTGAGCTTGCTGAGTGTTAAGCGCAGGTGTAATTACGTATGGGTGATAAAATTTGGTATAAAGTATCATGGTGAACAAGATTAGCAAATTGAGGTCATAGCTTAGAATGGCTTCTTTTATCAAAGAGCAGAGTCCGCAGGAACTGGATGGTGAAGGGGAGACACAGACCAGTGCCATTGACTGACGTCGTCAGAAGCAAGGTGCTGGCAGGATTGTGAACGGTTACATTTCAGAGACCAGATTGCATATAACTATTAAACAGTAAGTTTTATCACTTTTTAACCCAGTTTTCACATTGAGAAGTCTGTCCTGAAAATACAATTAGATGAGAGCCTGTGTAGACTTATACTgtaatatgacttttttttttgtagtagtGCTCAAAACAATGAAACAACAAAAGAGCTTGACACTCCCATCAGTGGGAAATAATAAATTATCAAAGGAATTAAAATTTATAAGTTTGATCCGGGAAAATACCCATGatatattttactgaagaaaagCTATTGCAGTGCAATGCTAGCAGTATTAGTCCATTAGAaagcatatatataaatagaataatatgtaggtgggtatatatatgtatatgaataaagAGAAAGGTGTTGGTATAAAATCTGTTTATACCAACACCTGTTTATACCAACGCCATCTGACTTTATATAATATACACTATATACATTAACCTGTTGATACTAATTACAGATCAGGGAAAGACTGCTGtcggggaagaaggaaggaagagatcaTTAGTAGGTACAGAACTCAACATTGTTCGATTTTTAATTAACATGCAATATGTTGACCAAGTATAAGCAAAATAATTCTTAATAAGAAAACTTGGACAAAAATGTGGGTTTTCTTGTACTTAATATTGAAAAGACAATGGAGAATTTTTTGGTGTATGATTGCTTTAATAACTTTCCCTTCCCCTAGTTCACAGAAGTAGTCTTTTTTAGTGGTACGTCTGGTATTAAAAGTCAGAGTACtgtgggggttccctggtggcccagtggttaggacactgcAGTTTCCCTGTTGAAGGTGGGGGTttagtccctggtctgggaactgttcATAAGGTCCCACAAGCCCcagggcacagccaaataataataattttaaaaacaaaatggctaGTTTTAAAAGTCAGGGTGTTGTGGATCAGCTTGTAAATTAcctcaaagaaataaatgttatttaaaacatttcagttATAAATTGACAACAATcattatatatgcacatatatatttatgtataaaatattccATATATCCGCCATCCGTCTGTATCAATCTATCGACCTATCGATCAGTCATCTCAATCTACCATTTATGTCAACTACTTCTTAGGGATGTATAGCATTAGATACACAATTTTCTCCATCATACATTTTCCACCTAATATGTTtataggtattttaaaaatagaagtattttCATAATGTTGGAATTTGAAGGATCTAAACTTAATTGGAAAACACAAGAGCGTGTAGTGAACTTCAGATTTCAGGTCCCTTTAACAGATGAGGTTTATTTGTTAGATCGTCAGCTGTAGCAAATACGCTTATACTTGTGAATATCTGGATTCTCTACATGTTAGAGGTAGAAGTCTATGAGCCTTGCCCCCTCCACCTGGCACCCAGACATGTTAcgtgagaaggagaaggagaaggaggaggggaggaggaacaCAGACAGCCTGGACCTGGAATCAGTGTCGGAAGTGGGGTGGAGGCCGTCTTGTGGGGCTGAGCCCTCAACCTGTGGAATCTGACATAACCCCAGACAGATGTATCAGAATTGAAGTATGCAGCTGATACCCATTTCAGTATCAAATTCTGATATCCATTTCAATATCAGAATTGAAATGGGCAGCCAGCTGGCTTCGCAGAAAATTACTGCTGGGGGAAAATTTCCGCACATCTGTTGTCAGAAGAGTTGAGAGTATGACCGTGGTGTGAGACTAAACAGATACCCAGAAAGGGCAAAcagaaaactaaatgaaaaaaagatacaCAGGAAGAATACTGAGGTTTTCTTTATAAGCCTATTTGAGAAGACTTGCCGATCAATGAACAGGAACTCTGCTTCATTTCACATGGTAAATAAGTTAGTGTTTGTActgcttttttaaagtaaatttttacagagctttaaaaaggaatgatgctaaagctgaaactccagtactttggccacctcatgcaaagagttgactcattggaaaagactctgatgctgggagggattgggggcaggaggagaacgggacgaaagaggatgagatggctggatggcatcactgactctatgggcgtcagtttgagtaaactcctggagttggtggtggacagggaggcctggtgtgctgcaattcatggggtcgcaaagagtcggacatgactgagcgactgaactgaactgaactgaactgaaaaatgtctGTTGTTCATCACTAATCAGGGAAATctaaatcaaagccacaatggcATATCACTTCACTTCTGTTGGATGGCTACtgtcaaaaaacagaaaataacaagcatTGGCAGGAATATGGAGAAACTGGAGCCCGTAAGTGCTTTGATGGAcgtgtaaaatggtgcagctgctacagaaaacagtatggagtttcctcaaaaaatttaaaatagaattatatgATTCAGCAACTCCACTTCTGTGTATGTATCCAAAAATGTTGAaagcaggatctcaaagagagATTTGCATGCTCACATTCATAGCTGTGTTATTCACAGTagctaaaatgtggaagcaacccaaggtTCTCACTATCCATTATCGGatggatgaagggataaagaaaatgtggcattgCATTAATAAATATTCTCCTGAACAGAtgtgtaaatacacacacacacacacattccagtaCAAGTCTGAATTCCTGAGAACCAGGGGATCTGATGGTCTAAGTTTTCTTATGAACATTAACAGGCTCAAGACACAGGAAGAGCCCGTATTTCACAAGTCTGGAGGCAGGAAAAGGCCTATGTCCCCACTTAATTGGCTGGAGGAGTTCATTCTTAGTCAAGGCAAAGtctgcctttttgttttattcaggctTTCAGTTGATTGGTTAAAGGCTACCCAtattacttgggcttccctggtgactcagatggtaaggaatccacctgtaatgcaggagatgctggtttgatccctgggtcgggaagatccccctggaggaggaaatggcaactcactctagtactcttgctggagaatttcagagacagaggagcctgacgtctatggagttgcaaagagccagacacgactcagcgactaactAGGGCCATAGGAGGCATTGTGAGCAAAGGCCAGTCCTGGGAATCAAAATGCTTTTCTCTGTACTGATTGGAGTAGAAGAGACATGAAAGGGGAGTGAAAGGAAACCCAAGGAGCAGGGACCAACCCTGGGCACACAGCTGTCATCAGAACCCTGATTTT includes:
- the ABHD13 gene encoding protein ABHD13 is translated as MEKSWMLWNFVERWLVALASWSWALCRISLLSLIVTFHLYGGIVLLLLIFISIAGILYKFQDVLLYFPEQPSSSRLYVPMPTGIPHENIFIRTKDGVRLNLILIRYTGDSSPYSPTIIYFHGNAGNIGHRLPNALLMLVNLKVNLLLVDYRGYGKSEGEASEEGLYLDSEAVLDYVMTRPDLDKTKIFLFGRSLGGAVAIHLASENSHRISAIMVENTFLSIPHMASTLFSFFPMRYLPLWCYKNKFLSYRKISQCRMPSLFISGLSDQLIPPVMMKQLYELSPSRTKRLAIFPDGTHNDTWQCQGYFTALEQFIKEVIKSPSPEEMAKTSSNVTII